A genomic segment from Salvia splendens isolate huo1 chromosome 13, SspV2, whole genome shotgun sequence encodes:
- the LOC121761255 gene encoding SUMO-conjugating enzyme SCE1-like: MSGGIARGRLTEERKSWRKNHPHGFVAKPETLPEGTVNLMVWHCTIPGKAGTDWEGGYYPLTMQFSEDYPSKPPKCKFPQGFFHPNVYPSGTVCLSILNEDSGWRPAITVKQILVGIQDLLDTPNPQDPAQTEGYHMFIQDPVEYKKRVRQQAKLYPPLV; encoded by the exons TGGTGGAATTGCGCGCGGGCGGCTGACGGAGGAGCGAAAGTCATGGCGGAAGAATCATCCACAT GGTTTTGTGGCTAAGCCGGAGACTCTGCCTGAGGGTACAGTGAATTTGATGGTGTGGCACTGCACGATTCCTGGTAAGGCCGGG ACCGACTGGGAGGGTGGTTATTACCCACTCACAATGCAGTTTAGTGAAGATTATCCAAGCAAGCCGCCAAAGTGTAAATTCCCACAAGGCTTTTTCCATCCTAATGTGTACCCATCTGGAACTGTTTGCCTCTCAATTCTTAATGAAGATAGT GGTTGGCGCCCAGCCATCACAGTGAAGCAAATTTTGGTTGGTATCCAAGATTTGTTGGATACGCCTAATCCACAGGATCCAGCTCAAACTGAGGGATACCATATGTTCATCCAG GATCCAGTTGAATACAAGAAAAGGGTTCGGCAACAGGCGAAGCTGTATCCTCCTCTTGTCTGA